A single genomic interval of Chryseobacterium paludis harbors:
- the xylE gene encoding D-xylose transporter XylE has translation MQIIDSGPQYSSGSKAEINMVYVTMLTLVATLGGLLFGYDTAVISGAEKSIQEHLVTPLGLSSLAHGATISSALIGCIIGGAISGLISTRLGRKKALMLAAFLFFISALGAAYPEFLFFKKGETSMGVLLAFNLYRIIGGIGVGLASAVCPMYIGEIAPAEIRGRLVSLNQFAIIFGMLVVYFVNWGIADGKSIEWINQIGWRYMFLSLTIPAALFGILLFLVPETPRYLTFINKDEEALKILTKINGQERGKEIFSEIKGTVAEHKSDIFSFGKTVIIIGILLSVFQQFVGINVALYYAPRIFESMGVHKDASMLQTVVMGLVNVVFTVIAIFTVDQWGRKPLLIIGSVGMAIGMFAIAIFSYFHIIGIATLIFIIVYTASFMMSWGPICWVLISEIFPNKIRGSAIAIAVAAQWAANYLISSTYPFMMEFSGAFTYGFYGVMSVLSLLFVWKWVPETKSKSLEEIEKIWQK, from the coding sequence ATGCAAATAATAGATTCCGGTCCGCAATATTCTTCAGGATCTAAGGCGGAAATCAATATGGTGTATGTTACTATGCTTACACTAGTAGCCACTTTGGGCGGGCTTTTGTTTGGTTATGATACGGCAGTGATTTCAGGAGCAGAAAAATCAATACAAGAACATTTAGTTACTCCTCTGGGATTAAGCTCATTGGCACATGGAGCCACCATTTCCAGTGCTTTAATCGGATGTATAATCGGAGGAGCAATTTCAGGACTTATCTCCACACGGTTAGGCAGGAAGAAAGCTTTAATGCTTGCTGCATTTCTGTTTTTTATAAGTGCTTTGGGAGCTGCCTATCCAGAGTTTTTATTCTTTAAGAAAGGAGAAACTTCGATGGGTGTTTTATTGGCTTTCAATCTTTACAGAATTATAGGTGGGATTGGAGTCGGTCTTGCTTCAGCAGTATGTCCAATGTATATTGGGGAAATTGCACCAGCTGAAATTCGTGGAAGACTGGTTTCTTTAAATCAGTTTGCCATCATTTTCGGAATGCTTGTTGTGTATTTTGTCAATTGGGGAATTGCTGACGGGAAAAGTATTGAATGGATCAACCAGATCGGTTGGAGATATATGTTTTTATCACTAACCATCCCGGCTGCCTTATTTGGAATTTTATTATTTCTTGTTCCGGAAACGCCACGCTATCTCACTTTTATCAATAAAGACGAGGAGGCACTTAAAATTTTAACAAAAATAAACGGCCAGGAACGTGGAAAAGAAATATTTTCGGAAATAAAAGGGACTGTTGCAGAACATAAAAGTGACATTTTTTCTTTTGGAAAAACAGTAATCATTATTGGAATTTTACTTTCCGTTTTTCAGCAGTTTGTAGGGATTAATGTAGCTCTTTATTATGCACCCCGTATTTTCGAAAGCATGGGTGTTCATAAGGATGCCTCTATGCTGCAGACTGTAGTGATGGGACTGGTGAATGTAGTTTTTACAGTTATTGCAATTTTTACCGTCGATCAATGGGGAAGAAAACCTCTTCTCATTATTGGATCAGTAGGTATGGCCATAGGCATGTTTGCGATTGCTATTTTTTCCTATTTCCATATCATTGGTATTGCCACTTTGATATTTATCATTGTTTATACTGCTTCTTTTATGATGTCGTGGGGGCCGATATGCTGGGTTCTGATTTCTGAGATTTTTCCGAATAAAATAAGGGGAAGTGCAATAGCTATTGCCGTAGCGGCACAATGGGCAGCTAACTATCTTATTTCATCTACCTATCCTTTTATGATGGAGTTCAGCGGAGCTTTTACTTATGGATTTTATGGAGTAATGAGTGTTCTTTCTCTTCTTTTCGTTTGGAAATGGGTCCCGGAAACCAAGAGTAAATCGCTAGAAGAAATAGAGAAAATATGGCAAAAATAA
- the xylA gene encoding xylose isomerase — MAITTGNKEYFKGIGKIQFEGKESDNPLAFKYYNENKVVRGKTMKEYFKFATAYWHTFCATGGDPFGVGTQHFDWLTASDAKQRAVEKMDAAFEFFTKLGVPYYCFHDYDLIDEAGNFKESTKRLEFITDYAKEKQSASGVKLLWGTSNCFSNPRFMNGAATNPSFDVLAYAGGQVKNALDATIKLSGENYVFWGGREGYMSLLNTNMKREQEHMAKFLHMAKDYARSQGFKGTFFIEPKPMEPTKHQYDFDAATCLNFLRQYDLLADFKLNIEVNHATLAQHTFEHELQVAADNNVLGSIDANRGDYQNGWDTDQFPVDLYEMTQAMLVIIQAGGLQGGGVNFDAKIRRNSTDLEDIFIAHISGMDNFARAFMAADTILEKSKYSEIRKNRYSSFDGGKGKDFEEGKLSLADLASHAEGLGEVGRESGKQEYLESLINQYL; from the coding sequence ATGGCAATTACAACAGGCAACAAAGAGTATTTTAAAGGAATCGGAAAAATCCAGTTTGAAGGAAAGGAATCTGATAATCCCCTGGCATTTAAATATTATAATGAAAACAAAGTAGTTCGTGGAAAGACCATGAAAGAATATTTCAAATTTGCTACAGCTTATTGGCATACATTCTGTGCCACAGGAGGAGATCCTTTTGGTGTGGGAACGCAACATTTTGACTGGCTCACAGCATCAGATGCAAAACAAAGAGCTGTCGAAAAAATGGATGCAGCCTTCGAATTTTTCACAAAATTAGGTGTTCCTTACTACTGTTTCCATGATTATGATTTAATTGATGAGGCAGGAAATTTCAAAGAGTCAACAAAAAGATTAGAATTTATAACAGATTATGCCAAAGAAAAGCAATCAGCTTCAGGGGTAAAATTATTATGGGGAACTTCGAACTGTTTTTCTAACCCCAGATTCATGAATGGTGCTGCAACAAATCCTTCTTTTGATGTGTTAGCCTACGCTGGAGGACAGGTAAAAAATGCTTTGGATGCAACTATTAAATTAAGTGGTGAAAATTACGTTTTTTGGGGTGGTCGCGAAGGCTATATGTCATTATTGAATACCAATATGAAACGTGAGCAGGAGCATATGGCAAAATTTTTACATATGGCAAAAGATTATGCTCGTTCCCAAGGATTTAAAGGAACATTTTTCATCGAACCCAAACCAATGGAACCTACAAAACACCAATATGATTTTGATGCAGCAACATGTTTAAATTTCCTTCGTCAATATGATCTGTTGGCTGACTTTAAACTGAATATTGAAGTGAACCATGCTACTTTAGCACAACATACATTCGAACATGAGCTGCAGGTTGCTGCAGATAACAATGTACTGGGAAGCATTGACGCCAATCGCGGAGATTATCAGAACGGCTGGGATACAGACCAATTTCCTGTTGATTTATATGAAATGACTCAGGCGATGTTGGTGATCATACAGGCTGGAGGTCTTCAGGGGGGAGGTGTAAATTTCGATGCTAAGATCAGAAGAAATTCTACGGATCTGGAAGATATTTTCATCGCTCATATCAGTGGAATGGACAATTTTGCAAGAGCTTTTATGGCAGCCGATACTATTTTAGAAAAATCAAAGTATTCCGAAATCAGAAAAAATAGATATTCATCATTCGATGGCGGTAAAGGGAAAGATTTTGAAGAAGGAAAATTATCACTTGCCGATCTGGCTTCACATGCTGAAGGACTTGGAGAAGTAGGCAGAGAAAGTGGTAAACAGGAATATCTGGAGAGCTTGATTAATCAATATTTATAA
- a CDS encoding xylulokinase — MKFIGYDVGSSSIKASIVDNKGRLIAHAKYPENEMSIDSPKIGWAEQNPEEWWQNLRILTQKIIAESHIDKNEIKGIGISYQMHGLVLVDNNRKVLRPSIIWCDSRAVEVGDSVFQEIGKEICMKELLNSPGNFTASKLKWVQENEPEVYEKIWKFMLPGDFIALKLSGEATTSITGLSESILWDFERNEVSKTMLTHLGIDQSLVSDVVENFKIQCTVSQQGAEESGLPVGIPIFYRAGDQPNNALALNVMNPGEIAATGGTSGVVYGVTDTIQSNEPVRVNNFAHINHTKETPRIGKMLCLNGAGIQYSWLRHQVDQKRHSYHDLNAIASEIPIGSDGIIVLPFGNGAERVLNNRDIGASVFNLNFNRHKSEHLFRAGLEGIAYSFVYGTNILLSDGLQNGIIKAGGDNLFRSSLFTQSISSLLNTEIRIIDSTGSTGAARAAAMGAGAFDSFDDILSNKDILKSYYPEHIYYDQYKESYERWKTKLLQILNN, encoded by the coding sequence ATGAAATTTATAGGATATGATGTCGGAAGCTCATCAATAAAAGCTTCTATCGTAGATAACAAAGGTAGATTAATTGCTCATGCCAAATATCCGGAAAATGAGATGTCTATTGATTCACCAAAAATTGGTTGGGCAGAACAAAATCCTGAAGAATGGTGGCAGAATTTACGGATACTGACTCAAAAGATAATTGCAGAGAGCCATATCGACAAAAATGAAATCAAAGGCATTGGAATTTCGTACCAGATGCATGGCCTCGTATTGGTGGATAATAACAGGAAGGTTCTCCGGCCCTCTATAATCTGGTGCGACAGTCGTGCAGTTGAAGTTGGTGATTCCGTTTTTCAGGAAATTGGTAAAGAAATATGTATGAAAGAATTACTAAATTCTCCTGGAAATTTTACCGCTTCAAAGTTAAAGTGGGTACAGGAAAATGAGCCTGAAGTCTATGAAAAAATCTGGAAATTTATGCTTCCGGGAGATTTTATCGCTCTTAAATTAAGTGGAGAGGCCACCACTTCCATCACCGGGCTTTCCGAAAGCATTCTTTGGGACTTTGAGAGAAATGAAGTTTCCAAAACAATGCTTACTCACTTAGGCATTGATCAATCGCTGGTTTCTGATGTAGTTGAAAACTTCAAAATACAGTGTACTGTTTCGCAGCAAGGTGCTGAGGAAAGTGGCTTACCTGTAGGAATTCCTATTTTTTACCGTGCAGGAGATCAACCCAATAATGCATTAGCACTTAATGTGATGAATCCAGGCGAGATAGCTGCTACAGGAGGAACATCCGGAGTTGTATATGGTGTTACAGACACAATACAATCCAACGAACCCGTGCGTGTCAATAATTTTGCGCATATCAATCACACCAAAGAAACCCCAAGAATTGGAAAAATGCTTTGTTTAAACGGTGCAGGTATTCAATATAGCTGGCTTCGCCACCAGGTGGATCAGAAAAGACATTCTTATCATGATCTGAATGCAATTGCCTCTGAAATTCCTATAGGATCAGATGGAATTATTGTACTCCCTTTTGGGAATGGTGCCGAAAGGGTGTTAAATAATAGGGATATCGGTGCATCTGTTTTTAATCTCAATTTTAACCGTCATAAAAGTGAGCACTTATTCAGAGCAGGTTTGGAAGGTATCGCTTATTCTTTTGTGTATGGAACAAATATTCTATTATCGGATGGGTTGCAAAATGGAATTATTAAAGCTGGTGGGGATAATTTATTCCGTTCATCCTTATTTACACAGTCGATTTCTTCGTTACTGAATACTGAAATCAGGATTATTGATTCTACAGGGTCTACTGGTGCAGCCAGAGCTGCTGCTATGGGAGCTGGAGCATTTGATAGTTTTGATGATATACTTAGTAATAAAGATATTTTAAAAAGCTATTATCCTGAGCACATCTATTATGATCAATATAAAGAAAGCTATGAAAGATGGAAAACAAAATTATTACAAATTTTAAATAATTAA
- a CDS encoding rhamnogalacturonidase — translation MKFQNTSVFYWFLLIMLFSSSGVKSQDLFPDGTRIPEWFKENKPTDINTLGKKYILTDFGVVNDSTILQTKKIQAIIDQAAKSGGGVIIVPKGTFLISSIFFKQGTHLHLEKGAVLKGSDDISNYPVMKTRMEGQTVNYFPALINADGLDGFTISGIGTLNGNGLRFWKAFWKRREWNPKCTNMDEMRPRIIYISNSKNIQIEDITVKNSPFWSTHYYKCEFVKLLHLTILAPKEPVKAPSTDAVDIDACKNFLIKNCYLSVNDDAIALKGGKGPNADKDAQNGENRNIIIEDNSFGFCHSVLTCGSESIHNYNIVLRNSKVKDASRLLHLKMRPDTPQHYEYITVENITGNVKTFLYVKPWNQFFDLKGEVGPKMSHAHNILLKNINISCETAFSVDPSDQYQLSDFTFENLTIKAMKPDLEKLNFIKNLKKIKVNVAKVESPDKLYDKKDDSDEARK, via the coding sequence ATGAAATTTCAAAATACATCAGTTTTTTATTGGTTTCTGTTGATAATGCTTTTCTCTTCATCGGGAGTAAAAAGTCAGGATCTGTTCCCGGATGGAACCCGGATTCCGGAATGGTTTAAAGAAAACAAACCTACGGACATTAATACATTAGGTAAAAAATATATCCTTACAGATTTTGGAGTTGTGAATGACAGTACCATTCTTCAGACAAAGAAGATCCAAGCCATTATTGACCAGGCTGCTAAAAGTGGCGGTGGTGTCATTATAGTGCCTAAGGGAACATTCCTGATAAGTTCTATCTTTTTTAAACAAGGTACCCATTTGCATCTAGAGAAAGGGGCTGTCTTAAAAGGGAGTGATGATATAAGCAATTATCCGGTAATGAAAACCAGGATGGAGGGACAGACTGTCAATTACTTTCCAGCCCTTATTAATGCAGACGGATTGGATGGTTTTACCATTTCAGGTATAGGAACTCTAAATGGAAATGGACTAAGGTTTTGGAAAGCATTTTGGAAAAGACGGGAGTGGAATCCTAAGTGTACGAATATGGATGAAATGAGACCCCGTATCATCTATATATCAAATTCAAAAAATATTCAGATTGAAGATATTACCGTAAAAAATTCTCCTTTCTGGAGTACCCATTATTATAAATGTGAATTTGTGAAACTTCTGCATTTAACGATTTTGGCTCCGAAAGAACCTGTAAAAGCACCAAGTACAGATGCCGTTGATATTGATGCATGCAAGAATTTTTTAATTAAAAACTGTTACCTATCCGTGAATGACGATGCTATAGCTCTGAAAGGAGGAAAAGGTCCGAATGCCGATAAAGATGCTCAAAATGGTGAAAACAGAAACATCATCATTGAAGATAACAGTTTTGGATTTTGTCACAGCGTGCTTACTTGTGGCAGCGAATCTATTCATAATTATAATATTGTTTTACGAAATTCTAAGGTGAAAGATGCCTCCAGACTCCTGCATCTTAAAATGCGACCTGATACACCACAGCATTACGAATATATTACCGTCGAAAATATAACAGGAAATGTTAAAACTTTTCTATACGTAAAACCCTGGAATCAGTTTTTTGATCTAAAAGGTGAGGTAGGGCCAAAAATGTCACATGCCCATAACATTCTTCTGAAAAATATAAATATAAGTTGTGAAACTGCTTTTTCGGTAGATCCGTCCGATCAGTATCAATTATCAGACTTCACATTCGAAAATCTTACCATAAAAGCAATGAAGCCCGATCTGGAAAAACTAAACTTCATTAAAAATTTAAAGAAAATAAAAGTAAACGTAGCAAAAGTAGAGTCACCTGACAAACTGTATGATAAAAAGGACGATTCTGATGAAGCTCGGAAATAA
- a CDS encoding rhamnogalacturonan acetylesterase — protein MKNWIIIMTVFICSSISAQQTTFKFDFGGSRTQDGFIPITEHSKFDRKTGYGFMDISNIKSVDRGGNALKGDFITSDRPFYFSVILSEGNYDIQLTLGDSKGSSETTVRVENRRLLLDDVKTKAGDVVEKLITVHVKDSIIRNQNGNEIGIVKLKPREKKYLHWDNLLTIEFNDKAPKVCAVVIQPNKVAKTIYLTGDSTVVDQLYEPWASWGQMFPYFLIPHQVVVANYAESGETLKAFEGRHRIDKIWNRIKPGDYLFIEFGHNDQKPGNSHLEANSGYKEKLKEWIHKARQLEAIPVLVTSVNRHVFDGNKKIVNTLGDYPSAMREVAKEENVFLIDLNAMSKTLFEAMGPELSKKAFVYYPANSYPSQAEALSDDTHFNTYGAYELAKCVVKSITEQNLPLQQFISKNYRNFDPEKPDDAEKFHWPESIFMEALKPDGN, from the coding sequence ATGAAAAATTGGATAATCATTATGACAGTATTTATCTGTTCATCTATTTCTGCACAACAAACTACTTTCAAATTTGATTTTGGAGGAAGCAGAACGCAGGACGGTTTTATTCCCATCACAGAACATTCTAAATTTGACAGAAAGACAGGTTATGGATTTATGGATATTTCCAATATAAAATCAGTTGACAGAGGAGGAAATGCTTTGAAAGGAGATTTTATCACAAGTGACCGACCTTTTTATTTTTCAGTTATATTATCTGAAGGGAATTATGACATACAATTGACATTGGGGGATAGTAAAGGAAGTTCTGAAACAACAGTACGCGTAGAGAATCGCCGTTTACTATTGGATGACGTGAAAACAAAAGCTGGTGATGTTGTAGAAAAATTAATAACCGTCCATGTTAAAGACAGTATCATCCGTAATCAAAATGGAAATGAGATTGGGATTGTGAAATTAAAACCGAGAGAAAAAAAATATTTACACTGGGATAATTTGCTGACTATCGAATTTAATGATAAAGCTCCAAAAGTTTGTGCTGTAGTAATCCAACCCAATAAAGTCGCAAAAACGATTTATCTCACAGGAGATTCTACGGTAGTAGATCAGCTATATGAACCTTGGGCATCATGGGGACAGATGTTTCCTTATTTTTTAATTCCGCATCAGGTTGTTGTGGCTAACTATGCGGAAAGTGGAGAAACGCTGAAAGCATTTGAAGGCCGTCACCGTATTGATAAAATCTGGAACAGGATAAAACCTGGGGATTATCTGTTTATTGAGTTTGGACATAATGATCAAAAGCCGGGAAACAGCCATCTGGAAGCAAATTCCGGGTATAAAGAAAAATTAAAAGAATGGATTCATAAAGCCCGGCAATTAGAAGCTATTCCGGTTTTGGTAACTTCAGTAAATCGTCATGTTTTTGATGGAAACAAAAAAATTGTCAATACACTCGGTGATTATCCTTCCGCAATGCGGGAAGTAGCAAAAGAAGAAAATGTTTTTTTAATCGATTTAAATGCAATGAGTAAAACACTGTTCGAAGCCATGGGACCTGAGCTCTCTAAAAAAGCATTTGTTTACTATCCGGCAAACTCTTATCCCAGTCAGGCAGAAGCTTTGTCTGATGATACTCATTTCAATACTTATGGCGCTTATGAATTGGCAAAATGTGTTGTAAAAAGTATTACTGAACAAAACTTGCCTTTGCAGCAATTTATTTCAAAAAATTACCGGAATTTTGATCCGGAAAAACCTGATGATGCTGAAAAGTTCCATTGGCCTGAAAGTATTTTTATGGAAGCCTTGAAACCCGATGGAAACTAA
- a CDS encoding glycosyl hydrolase encodes MNIQSIIKLSVFCLAFGNLSAQNPWPEMTNTAKPWTRWWWMGNAVDEKGLDKQLTTLSNAGFGGVEVVPIYGAKGFENRYISYLSPEWMKMLQFTVNKAKSLQMGVDMAVGTGWPIGGPQVNEEDAATKMIVQKYALLSGEKLAEKIFLKDEKLKNLQTVKLDIVTAYNEKNEAVVLTDKVTNDGVLNWKPDSGKWTIYAVFTGKTLQKVKRAAPGGEGFTLNHFSGAATVDYFKTFDKAFGNSNYGVRSFFNDSYEVYNADWTPDFKNEFLKRRGYDISPYIKYLINDEENRTTRRVKSDYRETLSELILYNFTDQFTSWAHSKNSKNTNQAHGSPGNLLDLYAAVDIPESETFGSTVFDIPGLRRDSLDVQKADHPDINMLKFASSAANAKGKQLISNETFTWLTEHFKTSWSQAKPEVEQVFLSGINHVFYHGTTYTPADVPFPGWLFYASVNFVPENSLWPHISGLNSFVMRSQSILQSGKSDNELLIYWPVYDSWASAKGKDVAFKVHNVEKWLQPTPFYEDLTKLDKMGYSFDMTSDKMIGEAKSYNNKIQIAKEGSSYQVLIVPELTYLPETTLNNILELARNGASVIFQNEPKDIPGYFEVEKRRNLLKSLWSQILFNNRGENLKTAEFGKGKIILSSDVSKALEYLKIEREKLTETGLKFVRRQFEGGKYYYIVNHTSKEINQFLPINYTGKQTIIMNPENGDFGMAQIQNNSARIQLKSGQSLILKSSKTIDSSVQKWNYTEKTGTPIILDQPWQLTFKEGGPELPKSRQLKKPQPWTSFSEDPATQSFSGTGVYTTSLDLRKKNADDYVLKLDKLYESAKVIVNGQDAGIVWSIPFEISIGKYLKKGTNTIQIEVCNLMANRIRYMDQKKIQWRNYHEINFVNIDYKSFDASGWKVQPSGLDGQIQLIPIIYSK; translated from the coding sequence ATGAATATTCAATCTATTATCAAGTTAAGTGTATTTTGTTTGGCGTTTGGAAATCTTTCTGCACAAAATCCGTGGCCGGAAATGACGAATACTGCTAAACCATGGACACGGTGGTGGTGGATGGGAAATGCAGTTGATGAAAAAGGATTGGATAAGCAATTGACAACGCTCAGTAACGCTGGTTTTGGAGGCGTGGAAGTCGTTCCTATTTACGGGGCAAAAGGATTTGAAAATCGATATATATCTTATCTCAGTCCGGAATGGATGAAGATGCTGCAGTTTACTGTGAATAAAGCAAAAAGCTTACAGATGGGTGTTGATATGGCTGTCGGAACCGGGTGGCCGATAGGTGGACCTCAGGTAAATGAAGAGGATGCGGCCACAAAAATGATCGTTCAGAAGTATGCACTTTTATCAGGTGAAAAATTAGCCGAAAAGATATTCCTTAAAGACGAAAAACTTAAAAACTTACAGACTGTAAAATTAGATATTGTAACGGCGTACAACGAAAAAAATGAGGCGGTTGTCTTAACAGATAAAGTTACAAATGACGGTGTTCTCAATTGGAAACCGGACTCCGGGAAATGGACAATATATGCAGTTTTTACTGGTAAAACACTTCAGAAGGTAAAAAGGGCCGCTCCCGGAGGGGAAGGATTTACATTAAACCATTTTTCAGGTGCTGCAACGGTTGATTATTTTAAAACATTTGATAAGGCATTTGGCAATTCCAATTATGGCGTCCGTTCTTTTTTTAATGATAGCTATGAGGTCTATAATGCAGACTGGACCCCTGACTTTAAGAATGAATTTTTAAAAAGAAGGGGATATGATATTAGTCCTTACATCAAATATCTGATCAACGATGAGGAAAACAGGACTACGAGAAGGGTAAAATCAGATTATAGAGAAACCCTTAGTGAATTGATATTATACAATTTTACTGATCAGTTTACAAGCTGGGCGCATTCCAAGAACTCTAAAAATACAAATCAGGCGCACGGTTCACCCGGAAACTTACTGGATCTGTATGCAGCAGTAGATATTCCGGAATCAGAAACATTCGGAAGTACTGTTTTTGATATTCCGGGTTTACGAAGAGACAGCCTGGATGTGCAAAAAGCAGATCATCCGGATATAAATATGTTGAAGTTTGCCTCATCGGCGGCCAATGCTAAAGGGAAGCAATTGATTTCAAATGAAACTTTTACCTGGCTTACTGAACATTTTAAAACTTCCTGGTCGCAGGCCAAACCAGAAGTTGAGCAGGTTTTTTTATCTGGGATCAATCATGTTTTTTATCATGGTACAACCTATACGCCTGCTGATGTCCCTTTTCCAGGGTGGTTATTTTATGCTTCGGTTAATTTTGTTCCAGAAAATAGTTTATGGCCTCATATAAGTGGCCTCAATTCCTTTGTTATGCGTTCTCAAAGTATTTTGCAGAGCGGGAAATCTGATAATGAATTGCTGATATATTGGCCGGTTTATGATTCTTGGGCATCAGCAAAAGGGAAAGATGTTGCCTTTAAAGTTCATAACGTTGAAAAATGGCTGCAGCCAACTCCGTTTTATGAAGATCTAACCAAACTAGATAAAATGGGATATTCTTTTGACATGACCTCGGATAAAATGATTGGTGAAGCAAAATCCTACAATAATAAAATTCAAATTGCAAAAGAAGGATCTTCCTATCAGGTTTTGATCGTTCCCGAATTAACGTATTTACCAGAAACAACGTTGAATAATATTCTGGAATTAGCGAGAAATGGTGCTTCAGTTATTTTTCAGAATGAACCAAAAGATATTCCGGGTTACTTTGAGGTTGAAAAAAGAAGAAACCTTTTAAAATCTTTGTGGTCTCAAATTCTATTTAATAATCGGGGTGAAAATCTAAAAACGGCAGAATTTGGAAAAGGAAAGATTATTTTGAGTTCCGATGTTTCAAAAGCGCTTGAATATCTGAAAATAGAAAGAGAAAAACTAACAGAAACGGGATTGAAATTTGTAAGAAGACAGTTTGAGGGTGGAAAATACTACTATATTGTTAATCATACTTCAAAAGAAATCAATCAATTTCTTCCCATAAATTATACAGGAAAGCAGACCATTATTATGAATCCGGAAAACGGAGATTTCGGAATGGCACAAATACAGAATAATTCTGCAAGAATTCAGTTGAAATCAGGACAGTCTTTAATTCTGAAAAGTAGTAAAACTATTGATTCATCCGTACAGAAATGGAATTATACTGAAAAGACAGGGACTCCGATTATTTTAGATCAACCCTGGCAGTTAACCTTTAAAGAAGGTGGTCCCGAACTTCCCAAATCACGACAACTAAAGAAACCTCAACCATGGACCAGCTTTTCAGAAGATCCTGCAACACAAAGTTTTTCGGGAACAGGTGTGTACACTACTTCACTGGATCTGAGGAAAAAGAATGCAGATGATTATGTCTTAAAACTGGATAAACTCTATGAAAGTGCGAAAGTGATTGTAAATGGCCAAGATGCCGGTATTGTCTGGAGCATCCCTTTTGAAATCAGCATTGGTAAATATTTAAAAAAGGGTACAAATACCATTCAAATTGAAGTTTGTAATCTGATGGCCAATAGAATACGGTATATGGATCAGAAAAAAATACAGTGGCGTAACTACCATGAG